The genomic interval GGTTGATTTGCAGCATCCCCGACGATAGGGTAGCGGGCAGCAGCACCTGCATCACCTCTTGCACCTCGGGCATCGACCAGTCAAAGCGCAGCCGTGGCCGCCCCAAGCCGGACTTCCACAGGGCAGGGAGCTGCACGAGCCATTGCAACACGGCTCCGCCCAACGTGCTGCCCGCCAGCACCGCGCTACCCACCATAAAAAACTCTGGGCTGGTCATGTCGCTACCGATCGCCCCATAGAGCAGCCCCAGCCCCACCAGCACCGCCCCGCTGGAGAAAATTGGGCTAATCGACGGCAACCAAAACTGGTTATCGGCATTCAGCGCCCCAAAGCCAGTGCCGATCAACCCCGCTAGCAGAGCCATCGGTGCCATAATGCGGAGCTGCAACACCGCCATATCTCTCGCGACTAAGTCGTTTTGGGCGAGGCCAGGGGCCATGGTGTTAATAATTGGCCCCGCCAGCAGAATCAGCAGCAGCGATAGGCCAATCAAAATCAGCCCGACCAGCGTATTGACGGCCTCGATCAGAGCGGCGGTGTCTTTGCGGTCTTGCTGCCGCGCCACCACGCTGACGATCGCACTGTGAAACGGCCCATTGATGCCCCCCAGCAAAATCAGCAAAAAGCCGGGGATGATGTAGGCAAAGCTGTAGGCATCGGCCACCGGCCCCACTGCAAAAGCCGCCCCGATCGCCTGCTGACGAAATAGCCCCACAAACTTGCTGAGGATGGTGGCCACGGCCACAATGCCAGCAATATTGGCCAGCGATCGAGAGGGTTTGGCGTCTGACACAGGGCCTCGCAGGGGGTGAACAGCAGCGGAGCCACCGTTGGCATCCAGAACCATCCCCCATTTAACTGCATTATTGAACTTGCATCGGGTCAATACACAGGAGCTATTGCACTTGATTACGGTTTCCAGGTCTGGCTTAGAAGTGAGCCAAAATAAAGATGTAGCGCAACCCGCTGTAGGTAGACTATCTCTGCAATTTGCTGCCTCAGCCCCAGGGTATGCAGCTAGGGAAATTCTCTGGCTGTGGGCTATTCTCTATCACCCGATCGCACCATGTACGCTTCATCTTCAAAACTACCCCTAGATCACCAGGCCCTTTTGCGAGAAAACCAACGTCTCCTGGCCGAAAACAACGCCCTGCGCCAAGAAAATCAGCAGCTTCAGCAGCTAATTCATCAGCTAGAGCGGAAAGTGCGTCGCTATTCATAGACTGCGATCGCCCTTGGGGTGCTCCTTGACCATCGCCCTTGGGGCCGGTCTTTGACCATAGCTCCCACCGCTGCAAACCGGCCTGTGATTTTTAGCTGACCGTGGGTAGCATGTCTTCATAGACCTGCTACCGGCTCGCTTCACAATGCCCCTGGGCCACCGTTCAAAACCAAAGCGCCGTCTGCTGATCGCCGCAATTGTGGGAGGTGTGTTGGTCACTAGCTTCCCGTTTGTGGTGGTGGGTGGGCTGCTGGCCAAAACAAACTGGGATGAGTGGCAACACTGCCGGGGCTACACCCAGTTCAACGCTGCGCAGTGGAACGACCCAGCTCTCAGCGCCGAGCCCACCTACGTTCGCCTCTGCATGGTGGATGACCTGTTGGCAAAATACCTGCTGCTGGGAAGACCTCAGAAGGGCGTGATCGAGTTGCTCGGCCAGCCAGAACCCCAAAACGGCTTTGCCGGCTACGATATGGTCTACATGCTGGGGCCAGAGCGCAAGTTTATTAGCATCGACTACGAATGGCTGGTGATTAAACTCGATGCGGCGGGTCACGTTAGCGATGCTGCGATCGAAACTGATTAAGGGTTTAGCAGTCTAGCCAGGGATTTGTCCTGGTGCATGGCGGGCTATGCACCCAAGTTGCGCTTACGATGCTTTCGCTGGCCTGTATTAAGCCCCATACTTCTTCAGCGCCGTCGTATCCCAAGCCTGATCGACTTCGCGAGGCAAATCAAAACTATCCGACTGAAGAACTTCCTTCAAATCGGCAGCGAGCTGCTGCGACTTAGCCACTAACTTCGGCATATCCATTTCGGTTTCGGCCACCTCGTGCATAGCCTTAATGTCGTGATGGCGAAAGATGCGGGCGGCTCGGTGGGCGTGGTAAGCCCGAAACCCTAACAGCTTCAAGACCTCAGCACCCAAGCTCAAGGCTGATTCAAAGGTTTCCCGCTCGACGACATCAACATCTCGGCGCAGCAGTTCATAGGCATGGCGACGATCAATAGCCCGCGCCAAAATCTTCAGGTGGGGAAAGTGCTGCTTCACTAGGTCAATGGTTTGCAGCGACCTTTCCACATCGTCGATCGCCATCACAAACAGCTTGGCCTCGGCGGCCCCCGCCGCATAAAGCAGCTCAATGCGCGACGAGTCGCCATAAAACACCTTGTGGCCAAATTGACGCAGCAAATCAATGGTGGCCGGGTCGTGGTCTAGCACCGTAGTCTGAATGCCGTTGGCAACCAGTAGGCGGTTGACGATCTGGCCAAAGCGCCCAAAGCCCGCAATGATCACTGGAGTTTCGCCATCGTCGATGGTGTCGGGTTCTCGCTGCTCGCCCTGGCTCACAAAGCGGGGCTGCACCAGCCGCTCATTGGCAATCATCACCAGAGGAGTAAGGGCCATCGACAGGGCCACCACCACGACCAGTGGTGCGGTAACAGTCGTCGGTAAAACCCGGCTTTGCTGGGCAAAGGAAAACAGCACAAAGCAAAACTCTCCCCCCTGAGCCAGGGCCATGGCAAACAGCAGGTTTTGGCTCAGCGACTGCCGAAAGAAACGGCCTAGGGCCACCAGCACCAGCCCCTTGAGCAGCATCAGCCCAATGACCAAACCCAAAATCAGCAGGGGCTGGCTCGCCAGCACATTAAAGTCGATGCTAGCCCCCACCGAGATAAAGAACAGGCCCAGCAGCAAGCCTTTAAACGGTTCAATGTCGGTTTCTAGCTCGTGGCGATACTCGTTGTCGGCCAGCACCACCCCGGCGACAAAGGTGCCCAGAGCAGGCGATAGCCCTACCATCTGCATGATCAGGGTGATGCCAATCACCAGCAGCAGGGCTGTCGCCGTAAACATCTCCCGCAGGCGCGTATCGGCAATAAACCGAAACACTGGCCGCATCAAAAACCGACCGACCACAATAATGCCCCCCACCGCTCCCATCACCAGCAGGGTTCGCTGCCAAGCGGGTAAGCCTCCACTGGCCTCGGCAGTAGCCACCAGCACCGCCGCATGGGGGCCGATCGCAGTCTGGCCCATTTCCAGCAGGGGCAGCAGAGCCAGCATGGGAATCACGGCAATATCCTGAAACAGCAGCACCGAGAAGGAGGCCTGCCCCGCCTCGGTCTTCATCAGGCCCTTTTCGTTTAGGGTTTGCAGCACGATCGCCGTCGACGAGAGCGATAAAATCATGCCGATGGCCAGGGCCATAGTCCAGGGTAGGCCCGCCAGCAGGGCAATTAGGGCGATCGCCCCGGTGGTCACCGCCACCTGCAAGCCCCCCAGCCCCAAGATTGGCCCCCGCAGCTGCCACAGCAGCGAAGGCCGCAGCTCTAGGCCAATCAAAAACAGCATCATCACCACGCCGAATTCGGCGAAATGCATGACGTCGTCTTGCTGTTCTCCCACTAGGCCCAGCACAAAGGGGCCGATAATCACTCCCGCAATCAGGTAGCCCAGCACCGACCCCAGCCCCAGCCGTTTGGCCACGGGCACCGACAGCACCGCCGCCGTGAGGTAGATAAACGCCTGAAAAAATAAGTCTTCGCTATGCATGGGGGGCCACCTCGGGAGCGAGCAATACCTGGCTCAAATCTTGGTTGAGCTGGGTCAGGCCAGGCAGCGCCGCCCAGTTGATTTGGTTATCGCGCAGGGCCTGAAGCAGGGTGCGGTACTCTTGGGCGCGATCGCTGATTTCGGGGCCGTCAAGCAGCTGATGGGTGCCGTGGACAACAAACGGCGGCAGATAGTCCATGCCGCACAGCCGCGCGGTTTGGGCAAAGGGGGCTAGCAGCTCGGTGATGGTGTAGTAGTTGTAGCCTTCCCGCTGATAAGCCTGATTGCTGCCGCCCGTCGAAATAGCGGAAAGGCATTTTTTGCCTCGCAGAGCTGTACCCTCGTGGCCGTAGGCAAAGCCATATTCGAGCACCAGGTCTTGCCACTCTTTGAGAATAGCGGGGCTGCTATACCAGTAAAAAGGGTGCTGCCACACCACGATGTCGTGGTCGATCAAAAGCTGCTGCTCGCGCTTCACATTGATATGGAAGTCGGGATATTCCTCGTAGAGATCGTGGAGGGTGACCCCCTCCAGATCAGCGATCGCCTGCACCAGCCGACTGTTCACACGGGACTTGTTGAGGGCAGGGTGGGCAAAGAGCACCAAAATCCGGTTGGAAGGAGTCATAGCCACAGAAAAAAAGAGCAGATTGGCCCTAGCGCGATGACCCTACGGAGTCGGTTTGAGGCCATCGGTTTTGCCACCGCAACTGTATACGATCTAAGCCATCAGTGGCGGTGCCCCACCTATCCTTCTAGTTACATAGCTAATAAAAGTCCTGGCTCAACTACCCCGAAGAACCAGGACTCTTGAGAAGCGGAGAGTCTCCATCCGTCTCAAGGTTAGGAAGTGATAGAGGGCGATCGTAGGGGGCCGCTCACACACCTCAGATTATTCAAAATGCTGAAAAGAAGACTCTTGTGATGGGTAAGTATTTGGGTGAGTCTTTTGTAGGGTGGAGCACTGCCCACCACTGAAGATCTTTTTCGTTAGGAACTTGCTTGAATAAAGAATTTCTTTTTCTCTTAGGAAAAGGTGTCCGGCGAGCGGGGTGGATTAGCCCATAGGAACCCACCCGTTTACGCCAGGGGTGTAAGGTGGGCAGTGCCCACCCTACGAGGGATTAGCTATCCCAGTTAGCCAAATCGACTGGAGGTCGAGGCTATCAAGAAGGCGGCGTAGGTCAGAATGTAGCCCACCGTAAAGTGAGCTAGACCCACAACTCGGCCCTGAATGATCGACATGGCAACGGGCTTGTCCTTCCAGCGAACCAGGTTCGCCAGGGGAGTGCGCTCGTGGGCCCAGACCAGAGTTTCGATCAGCTCTTGCCAGTAGCCCCGCCAGGAGATCAAGAACATGAAGCCGGTGGCCCAGACCAGGTGTCCAAAGAGGAACATCCAAGCCCAAACCGCGAGGTTATTCATGCCGTAGGGGTTGTAGCCGTTGATTAGCTGCGACGAGTTAAGCCACAGGTAGTCGCGGAACCAGCCCATTAGATAAGTCGAGTTTTCGTTGAACTGGGCAATGTTGCCCGACCACAGGGTGAGATGTTTCCAGTGCCAGTAGAAGGTCACCCA from Nodosilinea sp. FACHB-141 carries:
- the murJ gene encoding murein biosynthesis integral membrane protein MurJ, whose protein sequence is MVLDANGGSAAVHPLRGPVSDAKPSRSLANIAGIVAVATILSKFVGLFRQQAIGAAFAVGPVADAYSFAYIIPGFLLILLGGINGPFHSAIVSVVARQQDRKDTAALIEAVNTLVGLILIGLSLLLILLAGPIINTMAPGLAQNDLVARDMAVLQLRIMAPMALLAGLIGTGFGALNADNQFWLPSISPIFSSGAVLVGLGLLYGAIGSDMTSPEFFMVGSAVLAGSTLGGAVLQWLVQLPALWKSGLGRPRLRFDWSMPEVQEVMQVLLPATLSSGMLQINLFTNLFFASFIPGTAAALSYANLLVQTPLGIISNMILVPFLPMFARLADPADWPELKLRIRQSLLFTALTMLPLGAMFVVLALPMVRVIYERGAFDQEASNLVTSLLMVYGVGMFVYLARDVLVRVFYALGDGQTPFRISLINIGLNVVMAFWFIRWLGAPGLVLATVGVNVFSTLALTVILHRRLRGLPLGEWSGAIALLTLLSFVAGTAAWGTLQWLETWLGTQGLGVLLLQLLIPGGVGLLLFIVGAFLLPIPETKQLAARIRERVRR
- the kefC gene encoding glutathione-regulated potassium-efflux system protein KefC → MHSEDLFFQAFIYLTAAVLSVPVAKRLGLGSVLGYLIAGVIIGPFVLGLVGEQQDDVMHFAEFGVVMMLFLIGLELRPSLLWQLRGPILGLGGLQVAVTTGAIALIALLAGLPWTMALAIGMILSLSSTAIVLQTLNEKGLMKTEAGQASFSVLLFQDIAVIPMLALLPLLEMGQTAIGPHAAVLVATAEASGGLPAWQRTLLVMGAVGGIIVVGRFLMRPVFRFIADTRLREMFTATALLLVIGITLIMQMVGLSPALGTFVAGVVLADNEYRHELETDIEPFKGLLLGLFFISVGASIDFNVLASQPLLILGLVIGLMLLKGLVLVALGRFFRQSLSQNLLFAMALAQGGEFCFVLFSFAQQSRVLPTTVTAPLVVVVALSMALTPLVMIANERLVQPRFVSQGEQREPDTIDDGETPVIIAGFGRFGQIVNRLLVANGIQTTVLDHDPATIDLLRQFGHKVFYGDSSRIELLYAAGAAEAKLFVMAIDDVERSLQTIDLVKQHFPHLKILARAIDRRHAYELLRRDVDVVERETFESALSLGAEVLKLLGFRAYHAHRAARIFRHHDIKAMHEVAETEMDMPKLVAKSQQLAADLKEVLQSDSFDLPREVDQAWDTTALKKYGA
- a CDS encoding NAD(P)H-dependent oxidoreductase, giving the protein MTPSNRILVLFAHPALNKSRVNSRLVQAIADLEGVTLHDLYEEYPDFHINVKREQQLLIDHDIVVWQHPFYWYSSPAILKEWQDLVLEYGFAYGHEGTALRGKKCLSAISTGGSNQAYQREGYNYYTITELLAPFAQTARLCGMDYLPPFVVHGTHQLLDGPEISDRAQEYRTLLQALRDNQINWAALPGLTQLNQDLSQVLLAPEVAPHA